One stretch of Solenopsis invicta isolate M01_SB chromosome 16, UNIL_Sinv_3.0, whole genome shotgun sequence DNA includes these proteins:
- the LOC105203027 gene encoding sphingosine-1-phosphate lyase — protein sequence MRLNVDTVPGVINQVFQNKEPWQIVTMTSTATLGIIWLWTFIHQDESLLERAKKQLFRLARYIPSVRDKIKEELGSVNENFEKEFLRRVKGTTFIVELPKDGLEIDNILNLINQNVHLGDYDWKGGRVSGAVYRSNDELAELMGKVYAAASYTNPLHPDVFPGICKMEAEVVRIACHLFNGDEASCGTMTTGGTESILLACKAYRDYARDVKGIKKPEMVLPVTAHAAFDKAAQYLNIRVRYVPLNRDSCTVCIHTMKKLISRNTIMLVGSAPNFPYGTMDNIEAISQLGVKYNIPVHVDACLGGFLACFMSDAGYPLPPFDFSLPGITSISADTHKYGYAPKGSSLILYRNKKYRHYQYTITTDWPGGIYGSPTINGSRAGGIIASCWATLMYYGYDEYVRSTKRIIETTRYIEHKLRTMDGIFIFGAPATSVVAIGSKDFHIYRLSEALSDKGWNLNTLQFPCGIHICITHVHTEPGVADQFLEDVRTELKIIMETPDTPVQGKLAMYGMSQSIPDRSVVGDLTKGFLDSMYFTKGNQTQE from the exons ATGCGTCTCAATGTGGATACTGTACCGGGAGTCATAAATCAGGTATTTCAAAACAAAGAACCATGGCAAATAGTGACTATGACGAGTACAGCCACCCTTGGTATAATATGGCTGTGGACCTTTATCCATCAGGATGAGA GTCTTCTGGAACGTGCCAAGAAACAGCTGTTTAGACTAGCTCGTTATATTCCCTCTGTACGTGACAAGATAAAGGAGGAGCTAGGTAGTGTTAATGAAAACTTTGAAAAGGAATTTCTACGCAGAGTCAAGGGCACTACGTTCATTGTGGAGCTTCCCAAAGATGGATTAGAAATTGATAacatattgaatttaataaatcaaaatgttcATCTAG GTGACTATGATTGGAAAGGAGGTCGTGTATCAGGTGCAGTTTACAGAAGTAATGACGAGCTCGCAGAACTCATGGGAAAGGTATACGCGGCTGCATCGTATACCAATCCATTACATCCCGATGTTTTTCCTGGAATTTGCAAAATGGAAGCAGAAGTGGTTAGGATAGCCTGCCACTTGTTCAATGGAGACGAAGCATCTTGTGGAACT ATGACCACGGGGGGTACAGAGTCGATTTTATTAGCATGTAAAGCATACAGAGATTATGCACGTGATGTCAAAGGGATAAAAAAGCCAGAGATGGTGCTGCCAGTCACCGCTCATGCGGCGTTCGACAAGGCGGCACAATACTTGAACATAAGGGTACGCTACGTACCTCTCAACAGGGATAGCTGCACAGTTTGTATCCACACTATGAAAAAGTTAATTTCGAGAAATACGATAATG TTGGTGGGATCTGCGCCGAATTTCCCGTACGGAACGATGGATAATATAGAAGCCATATCTCAATTGGgggtaaaatataatatacccGTTCACGTGGATGCTTGTCTAGGCGGTTTCCTAGCCTGTTTTATGTCTGACGCTGGTTATCCCTTGCCACCCTTTGACTTCAGCCTTCCCGGAATAACTAGTATATCAGCTGATACCCACAAG TATGGATATGCTCCAAAGGGAAGTTCATTAATTCTATATCGAAACAAAAAATATCGTCATTACCAATATACAATTACAACAGATTGGCCTGGTGGCATATACGGCTCTCCGACGATAAATGGATCTCGAGCCGGTGGTATCATAGCCTCTTGCTGGGCCACATTAATGTATTACGGATATGACGAATACGTAAGGTCGACTAAAAGAATCATTGAAACTACGAGATACATCGAACATAA GTTGAGAACTATGGatggaatttttatatttggcgCACCAGCCACATCTGTCGTTGCAATTGGCTCCAAGGATTTCCACATCTACAGACTGTCGGAAGCTCTTAGCGATAAAGGCTGGAACTTAAACACGCTACAATTTCCTTGCGGTATACACATATGCATTACACATGTGCATACTGAACCAGGAGTTGCCGATCAATTTTTAGAGGATGTTCGTACggaactgaaaataattatggaaaCTCCAGATACTCCAGTACAAGGAAAG cttGCAATGTATGGAATGAGTCAAAGTATTCCAGACCGAAGTGTGGTCGGTGATCTTACAAAAGGCTTTTTGGATTCCATGTATTTCACCAAAGGAAATCAAACACAAGAATGA